ACAAACCTTTCACCTGATAATACTGCGTTCCATTAGCCAATGCATTTATCACGTACTCCAATTTACCTTTCTTTTCATACATTTTTTTAATGGCATGTAAATTCTCAAAAAAACCTGATAGGTAAGTAGCCATTGGCATGTAAATTCTCAAAAAAACCTGATAGGTAAGTAGCCATTGAAGTTATTGTGAGAAAGATCAATGACATGAAAATGAGTGAAGGAAACAATAACATTAGAGTTAACGACATGGCCATAAAATCTATTCGATCTGAAGATAAGAACTTGTAGATGATCCAAATTTCCTAACCAATCTGGGAAAGTATCATTTAAATAGTTGTTCATAACATTTAGAAGCTTCAACTCTTTGCAGTTAGCCAAAGATCACAGTAGTGACTCTTCTAATTGGTTGTTGTTGACCTGAAAACTTTGTAAAGTGCAACCTTGAGCAAATTTTTTTGGTATTTTACCATGAAAATAATTATTCGAAAGAGAATAACTCCAATTTCCAATGCACTTTGGAATTGTTCCACCAAAACTATTCTTATATAAATTGAGAATTTTAAGGGAACTCAAGTTGCATATTAAGGAAGGGATTTCTCCGACTAAGTTATTCTCTGAAAGGAAGCATATTTGCAATGAAGATGGTAGAGTTATAATTCGTCCTTCAAGAAATTTTTTAATAGAATTAGAGTTAGGAGTTTGAAGATTCTTTGAAACAATAAATGTAAATGAATTATATTTGTCATGCAAAATATGAATTGTATGGCCAGCACAAATGATTAGTTAATTTACTAACACTACTTGTAACAATTTTTAGATGCATGAGAACCACCTTCTAGACATATACCTAAtgtaacttttatttttattacttagtAGTACTATATGTAACAAAGTTCTACTGCAATTAGAAGGGATTTCATAACAATAGAATAAAAAGGAGATAAAAATGATATTTATACCTGTTAAATTGTTATTATAAAGTACAATGACCTCGAGAGAGAAGTAAAGTTTTCAATAGTTGAAGGAATTTCACctgaaatatataattaatttattaaatttttttctagaattaaaaGCAGGACATTTGGTTCTGCTTATCTAAGAAGGTGTTTGCGATAGTGAAATGCAGAAGAGAAGTCAagtttgtgatttttaaaagCACAAGTCATTTATCTTACCAGAAAATTGAATTCCACTCAAATTAAGATAATTTAATCGAGGAAGGTAATCAAACATATTCAACGAGAGATGACCAAAGAGATTGTTGTATCCCAATGCAATTTGTTACATTAAAGAAATGTTGAAGATTGAGGAAGGAATAGAACCTGCAATAAATATGATCAATTCATTTCTTggcataaagaaagaaaaaaaggcgTTGAAATATGTAAAATTCACATGTAATAAATGTTTAAGATTTATACCAATCCAAATTTCAACTTATTATTTGATGCCATCTAAGCCAATTTGTCAAAAAATGTTGACATAACTAACATCAAGATTTTTTTCGACATGCAAGTTAACTGAACCATTAAtcatatcatcattttccttttagaTTGGCTTAAAGTGACATCAAATAACAAGTTGATGGCTCAATTGACACACACAACATATTTACACTATGGCTAAGTTTCATTTTGTTAGCATTGAATTTAATGGTTATTGTCCAAGGTAAATGGGATAACACCAACTAAGTTGTTACCACACAGATACAACCTTTGAAGTTTAGCAAAGTAACCAGACCACAATGGGATTTCTCCATTGAAGTTGTTACCAAAGATCAAATATTTCAGCAGATCCAAATTAGTTAACTCAATGGATAAAAGGCCACGAAAACTATTATGATGAATGTCAAGCCAGGTAAGGGAAGGTAGATTTTCAAATTGACACTAAATGGCACCTATGAGATCATACTTGACAAAATTAAAGTAATGACTTTGTCATGTCTGAGTCAACATGTGATATCAGTCTAATTACAGATGGAAGTAGTGTTGGAACAATGGCAGCAACTTAAGCAAAATCAAAACAAACAAAAGCCAAGAAGGAACCAAAagcaaaaattgaaaagaaaatagtTTGAAAAAAATGTTGTAATGGGATAATAATTTCCattgaatgaaaataaaaaatatatgtgaaggttACATGAAATTGGACAGTTACCTAACAATGTAACTGCTCCCACCAATACACCACTAATACAAGTTAAATTTCAAACTAAAGCAAGCTAATACATCAGCCATTACATCAAGTACATCTCAAAAAATAATCCTACTGACTTTGATTACAAGTTACAAATTAACTAAGCAAGTTACATTTgaacaaaagaaacaaaatggACCAAACTAGCTGCTACACTTGGTTCTGCTCCATTGCTAGTCTGCTTGGTGAACTACTGGTCacatgttgcattgcaggccaatactcaacactcctccttggactgTATACAACATACACCAATCTTCCTTCTTAAGTCTTCGAACCTTGTTGTACCAAGTGGCTTAGTTAAAATATCAGCCAATTGGTCTTGTGAGCTGCAATGAATAAGGTTGACTTCTAATGATTGTTCAGCCTCTCTAAcaaaatgaaatttaattttaaaatgtttagcCTTGCCATGAAAGATTGGATTTTTAGTTATGGCAACTGCTGATTGATTATCGACCATAATCTCAGTGGCTTCGCGTTGAtcttcattcaattcaaataacagctttctaagccaaatggcttgattcaCTGCTCCTGCTACAATGTACTCTGCTTCAGCTGTGGATTGAGCAACAGTTTATTGCTTCTTTGAACTCCAGCAAAATACTCCTGAGCCAAGTGTGAAGAAGTAACCAGAGGTGCTCTTCATGTCATCAACAGAGCCAGCCCAGTCACTATCTGAGTATCCAATTAGCTTGAGCTCTTTCTCTTCCTTAAACATAACTCCATGGTTCAATGTTCCTTTGACATGTCTAAGGATTCTCTTAGCTGCTTTAAAGTGAGTCACATTACAGCAGTGCATAAACCTTGACAAGAGACTAACACCAAACATGATATTAGGCCTAGTTGCTGTTAAGTAAAGCAGGCAGCCTACTAGGCTTCGATATTCCTTCTCATCGACCTTGTTTTGATTCCCACTATTAGTTAGTTTCTCCCCTTGTGCTACTGGTGTACTAACTGATTTAGAATTAGCCATGTagaatttatttaaaatcttCAATGCAAAGGCATGTTGGCTGAAAAAATGCCTTGATCAGATTGGTTTACTTCCATGCCAAGGAAGTATGCCATGACTCCCAAATCTATCATCTTAAATACTTTCTGTAGCGATGTAAAATTTACTTTCGgttgctaattgtggcgatttattgaaaatttgaaaatggaagtttgattttgaaataaGAAGGGAGtcacctgtaacgccccaattttcgggaattctgtgaatgttgacaaaatttcatgctttgattttgtcatttgtgagtgaaattatgaaataggacctatgtgaaaatgtttgaaaatgatataggctaaattgaagtggccaaataaataggagtgcaaaataggaggatttgcatgacaagcctcccattttacatgaagtggccaaccatcatgttgttgtagacaaaatgtacacttgatatccataatttatggtacaaattgatacaaatcgataataggttaggtaaatgttccatgataatgggttaggtaaatgtttcatgataataggttaggtaaatgttccatgataatgggttaggtaaatgtttcatgataatgggttaggtaaatgtttcatgataagaatttcatgtcttttgtattaaagaattaaatggatgaaatatgaagttttattaaaagaaaaaggggtgaaaagaacaaagttttgtccatctttgttcatcatagctgaaagttagagaagagaaaagagaggagaaagctcttgagtatttggtcattaggaggaggaaaattgaaggtaagttcttggtaccttgcttctattttgaggttcatgagttcttcttgattctaccttaactcttgaagtatattttgatttttagttgtgttgtgagcatttggtcatgaattaaaatgaaggaaatggttgttgtttcatgttcttttaatgaaaaatggaagatatgtgaagttgagccaaacaaatgagcatgcatgtgccttagatgttaaagggaaaaatcagctaacatgttgtgctttaaaatgatgaaatggagattatacttaagtaaaatcatagatatgtgatgattgattggtgatatacatgtttaaataacaagcatgcaagttaggtgtgaaagagtgatttggtaataaatctgcttgggacagcagtagtaacgtgactttggaaaatcaccataaattgtgggagatgaattagaagctgaataaattatgtaattaaagcttaatgagtctagtttcgaatggaataaacgagaacatattttaaattctgtacaatgagaaatttgattcgtaatgaagagtggtcagattagtcaaacagtgaaacatgggaaactttaagaaaaatctggtattgattggccataccaaaaattccaaaatattttatggataaaagatatatgagtctattttcagggaaaattaacggaacttgatttggagtttcgtagctccatttataaatgatttagtgactgttgctcagaaagacagcttgcagtgaaattatgattatgtggtaaacattgacaaaaatttgttaatgagttacttattgatttcttataagcttactatgatctgtaggtgtggttgactgaatattgtaaggggttaatacgtagttcgtatttgaatagttagattaacgtgttagtaatccaattgtaggcgttcgtgtgtggatctcgtcaagatatcgtcgcaaatgtgtgtaactaacaccctctttcttagtctagatcggcaaaagccgaaaagccaaatgccgaaaacggtattttgtagatttgcgagtgtcgcgaatgctcgtgaggtaaatcgattaatgtttttggtaagctgcaaaatttggacgcaaagtgcatgatttacgtgccctcgatatttttgggcttaatgggccaaaattggaatgatgggccaacgggccaattcggtaagaaccctcggtacctgattctgttagtacgtgaaaagtaggaatatgcatgaaaaaccctaaaagcagctaaattactataatacccctatgtatggaaaattactgttatacccctaggtgcaaaattaccgaaatacccctagggttaaattgacctaaatacatgtttgactgttgttatttactgcatgccatgttgttattatctgatacatgggattgggatattgacggaggaagtactgaaagtggcttgtccacgtactggaggctttgcctcaatttatcgttaatcgagcgcaAGGtcaaatcgtggagtgttaatgggtgggttgagctattcccacatggagtgtatggtggtagggtggagtgtagtggttggtgggttgagtagtctccccaaatgggcttgcatattttattgatgttgcatgtattttgaaatgggcctatgggccatcttgttatctgaataagggctaaggcccgctttattgtaatctgaaaagggctcgcccaagaccactgttacccaaatgggcttgcatatgttattgatgttgcatgtattttgaaatgggcctatgggccatcacattatctgaataaggtgctaaggcccggtttattgtaatttgaaaagggctcgcctagtaccatttattactgaatgggcttaggcccaataggcttgagttgacttgggctttgaatgggttttccttacacactgagtttccccaaactcaccccttttattttcatccacgcaggaaatccccaaccatagtgggcttggagctgtgagggaattcggagtggccaccagttctgaaagtttgattttcctctggtgaactggacatccttttatttacgtttgaagttttgggttttttaaatgtaataaggccgcttaattatttttgatggttttaatatgtattactaagataggtattacttattttaactgttgaaattggatagctttagggcgcgttttcaaaaacaacaattgatttcaaaataactcgacaacaagcaaagcttccgcaatgaaagtattttccaaaattaatcacttttcctaaaaatgacttaatcaaatcggtttcctagaaatatccatgacattaaggtgtggcaatggcggtatgcatgttcaGGATTGGacccgaaggagcttggtacttagcaaatccgatggactcaccacctcttttctggtttcctacctggtgcatagcttccattcactttaatccttaatgaattaatcttttgaacatcaagtacgattttctggacttagaatggaaaaaaaaaattttaacgtttttgatgtggcatgccggatccggccataacttttgggccgggtttggggtgctacatttagtggtatcagagcctaggttgcaacaactcggctgtggaatgggtttgcaaaaataaagattttcgaaaacgaaaattttataaaaaatgcgaaaaacttgattttcaaaatttagatctttagaaggtggcattcggAATCTCCGGCtgaagtct
This is a stretch of genomic DNA from Gossypium arboreum isolate Shixiya-1 chromosome 11, ASM2569848v2, whole genome shotgun sequence. It encodes these proteins:
- the LOC108472194 gene encoding secreted RxLR effector protein 161-like; the encoded protein is MANSKSVSTPVAQGEKLTNSGNQNKVDEKEYRSLVGCLLYLTATRPNIMFGVSLLSRFMHCCNVTHFKAAKRILRHVKGTLNHGVMFKEEKELKLIGYSDSDWAGSVDDMKSTSGYFFTLGSGVFCWSSKKQ